The proteins below come from a single uncultured Carboxylicivirga sp. genomic window:
- the larB gene encoding nickel pincer cofactor biosynthesis protein LarB, with translation MTLKEILNKIKTGEVEIEEAEKAIQKEKFVELGYAKLDSHRSLRNGFPEVVFCSGKTDEHLLSIYKKLFEFEGRVLGTRATQEQYELVKSELPMVTYDPVSRILMIEKDEPIEKEGHIVVCSAGTADIPVAEEAAQTAEFFGGYVERIYDIGVSGIHRLFDRLDTIQKANCVITVAGMEGALASVIGGLVSRPVIAVPTSVGYGANLGGISALLTMINSCANGISVVNIDNGYGAGYNASLINRLATRK, from the coding sequence ATGACTTTAAAAGAAATTCTGAATAAAATTAAAACCGGAGAGGTAGAAATTGAAGAAGCAGAGAAAGCTATTCAGAAAGAAAAATTTGTGGAGCTTGGGTATGCTAAGTTAGATTCGCATCGCAGCTTAAGAAATGGCTTTCCGGAGGTCGTGTTTTGTAGCGGAAAAACAGATGAGCATCTGTTAAGTATTTATAAGAAGTTATTCGAGTTTGAAGGGCGTGTATTGGGCACACGTGCTACTCAGGAGCAATATGAGTTAGTGAAGTCTGAACTACCTATGGTTACCTACGATCCGGTATCGCGCATATTGATGATTGAAAAGGACGAGCCAATCGAAAAAGAAGGTCATATTGTGGTTTGCTCTGCCGGAACGGCAGATATACCTGTAGCAGAAGAAGCTGCGCAAACAGCTGAATTCTTTGGTGGATATGTTGAACGTATTTATGATATTGGGGTAAGCGGAATTCATCGATTGTTTGATCGATTGGATACCATCCAAAAAGCCAATTGTGTAATAACCGTGGCAGGCATGGAAGGTGCATTAGCAAGTGTAATTGGTGGTTTGGTTAGTCGTCCGGTAATTGCAGTGCCAACTTCGGTTGGGTATGGTGCTAATTTGGGAGGAATATCAGCCTTACTAACCATGATTAATTCATGTGCTAATGGTATTTCGGTGGTTAACATCGATAATGGTTATGGAGCAGGCTATAATGCCTCATTAATTAACCGTTTAGCTACAAGAAAATAA